In one window of Lepisosteus oculatus isolate fLepOcu1 unplaced genomic scaffold, fLepOcu1.hap2 HAP2_SCAFFOLD_164, whole genome shotgun sequence DNA:
- the LOC138226726 gene encoding uncharacterized protein has translation MAPIGKSVTETKKPARIPLVCKMCLNTFDQLPAHLKRACMKHATAEEIRMASQQAREDMINLLKNGVIVDYNRIEIVSGEANRAVVVRLLESLGLFVRGKPEDTLASGPEQEAAVQEEEMPEAAPETEAEAEEEGEDGEQVSVKGNLKALRKRVALAGLYRKHSLDSPLLAGFKQYLIQGLGMVNCSKEVENVSRFLFFTDPSEVSLSFLKDISKMQTFVSQLKMTGLSHQTIAGYIININRFLLFIRKNTNLQVEDRSLAKGLIDFQSNLKDIKKRNNKSVRQEITRKRLTQLQSPPPKLSDCLKVLSVAKKDVQRILSKTHTSADITTSERIVVMLYLQAILQLKHLQRPGVVKNMTVLDWIQRKIVVNKSGQNRVIISVKERMAATQRLASFALNEEEEKMFHCYFINLRCDANCRMEIEHFFVYAGGEPVHNPTYDLRRLHEKYHLPLITCYVARRAFEMEIKKLPIDQKTILNDYLGVSNGTVENLARRLTDEDMCSASELIHGIVEAGSLSGSGEQSSGYGQERTAAIRSTVAAAAYRCPKMDGAAAFQKLIQMFPVTLDGQPPRKKERLRVTGIHDPHCYNRWRAEQRKRRQQNIFDQYNRRLPTESQVTHYIEKMGWSTNTPAVSEVLQNWRPHVEVQPNGKDIENLVKLQTWRGLHIVDDPVKGKKVVTSRRFQKGEVVCDYHGKVITKTAGEALMAQMAEGDMGYLFFFDGPKQKMCIDSREEHCTCHPDMDTIGRRINHSNKKANLRSIKESFGIDEKTDITILFLAKREIAVGEELLYDYGVSRKSFNGEGQSLEWLDE, from the exons atggctcctattggaaagtctgtgactgagaccaa gaaacccgcgaggattcccctggtgtgcaagatgtgcctgaatacttttgatcagcttcctgctcacttgaagagggcgtgtatgaagcacgccacggcagaagagatcaggatggcctctcaacaggcgagggaggacatgataaatctcctgaagaacggggtcatcgtggattacaacagaatagagatcgtgtctggtgaggcaaacagggcagtggttgtaagactgctggagtccttgggcctttttgtacgtgggaagcctgaagacacattggcaag cggccctgagcaagaggccgctgtccaggaggaagagatgccagaggctgctccagaaactgaagcagaagcagaggaggaaggggaagatgggGAACA GGTGTCAGTTAAAGGTAATCTAAAAGCTCTCCGAAAAAGAGTTGCCCTGGCTGGACTTTACAGAAAACACTCTCTTGATTCTCCTCTCCTGGCTGGATTTAAACAATACCTTATCCAGGGCCTGGGAATGGTAAACTGCTCCAAGGAG GTTGAAAATGTCTCCAGGTTCCTGTTTTTTACGGATCCATCGGAAGTTTCCTTAAGTTTTCTGAAGGACATTTCCAAAATGCAGACATTTGTTTCCCAGTTGAAGATGACTGGGCTGTCTCACCAGACCATTGCAGGTTATATCATTAatatcaacagattcctgctcTTCATCCGAAAAAACACTAACCTGCAAGTGGAGGATCGCAGTCTAGCTAAGGGTTTAATAGACTTCCAGAGCAATCTAAAGGacataaaaaagagaaacaacaaGAGTGTCAGACAGGAAATAACCAGAAAGAG actAACACAGCTGCAGAGTCCTCCACCTAAACTAAGCGATTGCTTGAAGGTGTTGAGTGTTGCAAAGAAAGATGTGCAGCGGATACTGAGCAAGACGCACACCTCTGCAGACATCACCACAAGTGAGCGGATTGTTGTGATGCTTTACCTGCAGGCCATTCTCCAGCTGAAGCACCTTCAGCGCCCAGGGGTGGTAAAGAATATGACA GTCCTGGATTGGATACAGCGAAAAATTGTTGTGAATAAAAGTGGCCAAAACAGGGTAATAATCTCTGTCAAAGAGCGCATGGCTGCAACTCAGCGACTAGCTTCCTTTGCACTAAATGAAGAAGAGGAAAAG atgTTTCACTGCTACTTCATTAACTTACGCTGTGATGCAAACTGCAGGATGGaaatagaacatttttttgtgtATGCGGGAGGAGAACCAGTTCACAATCCTACCTATGATCTGCGAAGACTGCATGAGAA gtaCCACCTACCACTGATTACTTGCTATGTTGCAAGAAGGGcatttgaaatggaaataaagaagCTACCTATTGATCAGAAAACTATCCTGAATGATTATTTAGGTGTTTCAAATGGAACTGTTGAAAACCTAGCCAGAAGGCTGACAGATGAGGACATGTGCTCAGCCAGCGAACTAATTCATGGCATTGTAGAAGCAGGATCTCT TTCAGGATCAGGAGAGCAATCTTCAGGCTATGGACAAGAACGTACAGCTGCTATACG GTCCACTGTGGCAGCTGCTGCATATAGATGCCCAAAGATGGATGGTGCTGCAGCCTTCCAGAAGCTGATACAGATGTTTCCCGTGACATTAGATGGGCAGCCTCCCAGAAAGAAAGAGCGCCTGAGAGTGACCGGCATTCACGATCCCCACTGTTACAATAGATGGAGAGCTGAGCAGAGGAAAAGGAGGCAACAGAACATATTCG ATCAATACAATAGACGTTTACCAACAGAAAGCCAAGTGACCCATTATATAGAAAAAATGGGATGGTCAACCAATACACCAGCTGTGTCCGAGGTACTTCAGAACTGGAGGCCGCATGTAGAAGTCCAACCAAATGGCAAGGACATTGAAAATCTGGTAAAACTCCAAACCTGGAGAGGCCTGCACATCGTTGAcgatcctgtgaaagggaagaaGGTTGTAACTTCCAGGCGTTTCCAGAAGGGAGAGGTGGTATGTGATTACCATGGCAAGGTTATCACAAAGACAGCTGGAGAAGCCCTAATGGCACAGATGGCAGAAGGAGACATGGGATATCTATTCTTTTTTGATGGACctaaacaaaaaatgtgcattGATTCGCGTGAAGAACACTGCACCTGTCACCCGGATATGGACACAATTGGAAGGCGCATTAATCATTCAAACAAAAAAGCCAACCTCAGATCAATTAAAGAATCTTTTGGAATTGACGAAAAGACTGACATAACAATTCTGTTCTTGGCAAAAAGAGAGATTGCAGTGGGAGAAGAGCTCCTATATGATTATGGTGTCTCCAGGAAGTCGTTTAATGGAGAAGGACAATCTCTGGAGTGGTTGGACGAATGa